From the genome of candidate division WOR-3 bacterium:
ACAATCAGGCGTCTTTTTGGCTCTTCGGTCAGAAAAAATGCGGTCCATTGCGCCAATCCAGAGGAGGATGTTGACCGGGAGTTGAGGTTTTTCTTTACAGATAGAAAATAAGTAAAAGGAGAAAAGGATGAGGTTATTAACGGTTTTTCTTGTGCCGGTTGTGGCGTTTGCCGGGGTTATTACCAAAACGCTGGAGTTTGATGCTAAGGACCTCTTTATCACTGAGGTGAACGGGTTTGATGTTGTCCAGTTGAGAAACGGGGCTGCAACTCTCGAGCCGGGAAAGCCCTGCCTGCCGATAAGGGTTTTAAATGTTGTTGTGCCGGCAAACGCCACTGTGACCAAAATTGAGGTTGTGCCATTGGCGAGCGAGCCGCTTGCCGGGGTATATCGGATTCATCCCGCGCAGGAGCCGGTGGTGCTCTCAGCAAAAACACTGCCCGATTTTGTTGAACCTGACCAGGAGATATATTCAAGTGATGAGCCCTTTCCGGGTCGGGTTTACGAATGGAATAATTACACCGGCACGATGTTTGGCTGGCGGGTTTGTGGTTTTGCGGTTTATCCCTTGAGTTATCAGCCGGTTTCAGGCAGGCTCACCCTTTATAAGAAGTTGCAGGTGCGGATTAGTTATGAAGAGGGTGGTATCCGGGCGCCGGTTCTGAGTGAGAGGCAGTGGCAGGCTTTTGCACCGGCAGTGGCAGATATGGTTTTGAATCCCGAGGATGTGGAAAGGTTTGGACCGGCAATGAGACCAAGGGATGGAATGGACTGCGATTATGCCATTATTACCAGTGCTACCCTGGCGAGCAGTTTTCAGAGCCTTGCCGACTGGCGGACAAAAAAGGGCTATTTTACTAAAATCTTCAGAACCGACTCAATCAACAGCGTCTATCCAGGCAGGGACCTGCAGGAGAAAATCAGGAACTTCATCATTGACTACTGGACAAATCACGGACTCATATATGTGCTTTTGGCTGGTGACAATTCAATTGTGCCGGCAAGAAGGGCAAGGTGTGTTGTTGGTAACGAGACCGGCAACATTCCTGCAGATTTGTATTATGGCGACTTGCAGTGGTCCTGGGACGGAAACCGCAATAATATCTTTGGCGAGATGGGCGCTGATACGGTTGATCTGTTCTACGACCTTTTTATCGGCAGGGCATCAGTTGATAATGCCACTCAGGTGAATACATTTATCAACAAGACCCTTTACTACGAGAAGACACCCACAACCGACTACCTGAAGAAAATGCTTTTGCCTTATGTTCAGCTCTGGACCGGCTATTCGGGCAAAATTGTGTCAGACACCATTGCTAACAAGACACCTTCTAACTGGCTTGACTCCTATATTCACAACCCGACATCAAGGACACCGATGCGGGATTCAATCAATGCCGGCTATCATTTATGCCATGCCGCCGCGCACGGTGATGACTACGGCTTTTATACCCAGTCTGGCACACCGATTTATCTTACGAGCGACGCCACTGCCCAGACCAACTCAACACGACCGGTGATATTGAACTCAATCGCCTGCATATCCGGCAATTTTGAGGCTGAGGACTGTCTGGCTGAGGCTTTGATGAACAACCCCAATGGCGGTGCGGTGGCGACGATTATGAACTCCCGTTATGGCTGGGGTACACCACCGACAATGGGTCCTTCCGAGCGGCTTGACTGTATGTTCTATGACTATTACTTTATCGGCGACACAATGGAGATTGGGAGAAATCACTGTGCGAGTAAGGGGGTTTATGGCTACATTGCCCAGAATCAGGCAATCTGGCGCTGGTGCTATTATGAACTTAACCTTTTTGGTGACCCGGCTTTGCCGCTATGGCACGGCGCGCCGGATTCAATGGGGGTGGTGAGTCAGGATACGATTGCTACCGGCACGCAGACCTTTTATGTCTTTGTCACCGATGGTGCTGCACCGGTTGCGGGTGCGCGGGTGTGCTGCTATAAGGAGGGTGAGTTCCACGAGGTTGGCTATACCAACTACAGTGGAATTGCCAGTATAGCTATCAACCCGTTGACAACAGGCACAATGGCGCTGACCGTTTCCAGAAGGCATTTCTTGCCCGTTGAAAAGACAGTAGCGGTAATTCAGGGAACACCCCGACCATATATTACCATCGTCAACTCCTTTATTGCTGACAGCAACAACCATCAACTTGACCCGGGCGAAACCGCAGACCTTTATCTTACCGTGAGGAATATCGGTAGCGCAACCGGAACAAATGTTCGCGGGGTTTTACGCACCGCTTCCCCTTACATTACCATAACTGATTCTCTATCCGATTATGGCAACATCACCACCGGGGATACAGCGGGCGGCAGATTTCAACTGAGCGCAGACGACTCGACACCGTCAGGTGCGCAGATTTCCTTCAC
Proteins encoded in this window:
- a CDS encoding C25 family cysteine peptidase produces the protein MRLLTVFLVPVVAFAGVITKTLEFDAKDLFITEVNGFDVVQLRNGAATLEPGKPCLPIRVLNVVVPANATVTKIEVVPLASEPLAGVYRIHPAQEPVVLSAKTLPDFVEPDQEIYSSDEPFPGRVYEWNNYTGTMFGWRVCGFAVYPLSYQPVSGRLTLYKKLQVRISYEEGGIRAPVLSERQWQAFAPAVADMVLNPEDVERFGPAMRPRDGMDCDYAIITSATLASSFQSLADWRTKKGYFTKIFRTDSINSVYPGRDLQEKIRNFIIDYWTNHGLIYVLLAGDNSIVPARRARCVVGNETGNIPADLYYGDLQWSWDGNRNNIFGEMGADTVDLFYDLFIGRASVDNATQVNTFINKTLYYEKTPTTDYLKKMLLPYVQLWTGYSGKIVSDTIANKTPSNWLDSYIHNPTSRTPMRDSINAGYHLCHAAAHGDDYGFYTQSGTPIYLTSDATAQTNSTRPVILNSIACISGNFEAEDCLAEALMNNPNGGAVATIMNSRYGWGTPPTMGPSERLDCMFYDYYFIGDTMEIGRNHCASKGVYGYIAQNQAIWRWCYYELNLFGDPALPLWHGAPDSMGVVSQDTIATGTQTFYVFVTDGAAPVAGARVCCYKEGEFHEVGYTNYSGIASIAINPLTTGTMALTVSRRHFLPVEKTVAVIQGTPRPYITIVNSFIADSNNHQLDPGETADLYLTVRNIGSATGTNVRGVLRTASPYITITDSLSDYGNITTGDTAGGRFQLSADDSTPSGAQISFTLNITSDEGSWESSFTITIGTPLGIRNSESGIGRFPNSQLMVLPNPFSSVVLISYDLVQAGRVKVDVFDINGTRRATLLDANLAPGRLNLRWDGKNLASGIYIMRVNAPTGTETRKLIIKH